The DNA window CGACAGCCTGCCGTGTTTTCGTCCCACGGCTCGTTGCTGGGATCGTCGTTTTTCCTGCCGTCGTTGTCGCCGTGTCCACGATCTGTATCTTCGGGTTGGTAGACGTACAGGCAGTCGTTGCTGTACGAACGCCCCAATTGATCCGCATCCTCACAGCAGAGGACTCGTCCGTCGTCCATCACATAAACGTTATCGACGTTAATCAATGCATCATCGGCAATGTCGGCTGGATCGCTCGCGTCCGGTCCGACGATGACGGGTTCGAGCGTCGATACGTCGTAATCGTGCTGGAGAGTGGCCCGGTAGACGACGCCGCCATCGACCCGTTCGAGTTGGAGATCGCCTTCCTCGGACATTCCATCGCTGAGCGCAGAAATGGCGAAATAAACGGGGTCGCCAGGTCGTGCATCGACATGGCTGTCGACACCTTCGGCTTTGTTGAATTCGATCGTCGCTCCGATCTCCTTGGCAGCCGCACGCGTCTCCAAAAACGGCACTTTCCGGAGCTTTTCATCCACGTCTCCGTCTTCGTACTGTTCTGCCCACTCGACGATCTCCTCGTTGGTAATGTAGTTTTGATTGCCGTTTTCTACCACTTCTCGATCGGCTTCTTCGAGTACCGCGTCGGTGACTGAATCTCCAGCTGTCCACTCGTCGGTGTGGGTAGCGAGGTAGTCGATTTGGGTGATCTCATCGTACTCAGCGATCCAGGCTTCAACCTCCCTGTTTGTGGCGTGTCCCAACTCCAGCCACTCGATCTCTAAGGAAACGTCAGCTGGGGATTCGTGTTTTGCGGCCGCCCCGTTGGTCACCGTCGGAGCGTACAAGGTGCCTGCGATGTCCATCGGATCCTGATAGCTGGGGATCGGTCGATCAGCCACAAACTTGTAAATCCCCTTGTTGTCGCCGTCCGAGCAGCCGTACACTGTTCGCAGATCGTTCTGGATGTCGGGCGCTTCCCACGAAACTCGACCCATTACGTAGTATTTGACCGGCTGTGGGGGATCGGCTGTCGGCTCTCGGATGTCGACGAAGTAGCCATAGCGGTACGGATTCGGATAGGGACCCTCGATTGGAGTGGTGGACTCGGTCGGTTGTGCGCCGAGGTAGTACGCCAGAAATTCGACACCTGACATCGCCCACCACCCCTGTACTGTCCACGTATCGTCGTAGTATTCCTCGATCGCAGATTGGATCTCGGAGGGTGCAGGCCGATTCCAAAACTGACATGCACCGATATACCCTTTACCGGTTCCGTTCGCTGCGATATCTCCGACAGTTGCGGTTCCAGAAACACGGGGATGGGCGTAGTTTTCCTCTGCGGAGATCATCGTGTTCCACGGGGTGCGATCGCCGTAACAGTTGATCCGTGTACCACCGATCTCACGGAACGGTTTCGTGTTGGCGAGGTTGATGGCCCGGTCGAGGTCGGCGTTCCATCCCCCGTTTTCGTCCTGACTGATCGGAATCCGTGAGATGTTACCGGGACTGTTCTCCCAGTTCGTGAAGAGATAACCGGTAGTACCGTTTCCGTTCATCGGGATGAACTGGTTGCAGTCGGGGTTTGCAGCCGGATCCCCATACATCGTTCCGGAGAAATTCTCTCGCGTGATGTTCGTCCCATCAGGTGTTTGAGCCACACCGAGCCGTTCTGTGTCGGAAATCGTCTCGCCTCCGTGTGCCAGGAATTCGTACTCTCCGCCTGCGCCACGGATCATTCCCTGCTGCTCGTTCGTGTTGGGCGTCGAAAGTTCGGTAAAATCGTCATTGGTTCCGTCCATCGAGAACCGGTACCCGGCGAAATATCCGATCCCCGAGCTGTTGTACGGTTCGGGATTGTCGCCGCTTGGATGTTGAAGACTGTACAGGAGCGTTCCATTCTCGAACACGAACGGACCCGTGACTTCAGCACCGAGTGCCGTCGAGGAAAACCGCTTGAGCTCCCCCCGGACGGACGGAGCTCGTTGGGTGTTCGTATCGCTGGCTGCAGCAGTTCCGACACCGGAGACGCTCGCCCCCAGCGCAGCCGCCACAGACGTTGCCATCAGCTGCCGTCGAGTGAACTCGACCATGCAGCCGAACGATGACAATGCCATTTGTTGTACATTTATAATATCGGTACACGGGTGTACGGTCGGGAAACGAGCACTTCCAAGGAATATATACCGATCGAAACGGAACTATGGAGGAAGGTGTTGGGTAAAAGCGTCTCATATAGAGGGTCCGGTCCGACGCTTCCGCATCGAATCATTGATCCGCAGCTGTCACTGATCTTCCGCTGTAAGCCCGCGTTCTGTCGCGTTGTCCCGAATCTCTTGAGCACGTTTTCGGACCGCAGTGACGTATCGCTCGATCTCCGAGGGCGTTTTCCCATAGAACGACGCTACCCAGTTGAGGTTCGTGTGTGGCTGGGTGAGAAGGTACGTGGCTAATGTGTCTCGTCCGGCCTGTATGATCACCGGTGGAACCCCTCGTTCACCCGTTCCTTCCTCCTCGAAGCCGTTGACGTCGAAGTAAACGTCTACGTACAGCTCTGCGAACTCCGGTGACTGAAAGACGACACCTCGATGGTTCGGTGCTTCGAATCGATATCGAACGCCGTCTTCGTCTCCGTGCTCCGCTATGAGGCGCACACCCAGAATGTACTCCCGGTACACCGATTCGGTTACGGTGTTCGCCCCCTGTTCGTCTGGTACCTGTTGTGCGTCCCGTGAACCGTCGGATGCAGTCAGTGTCGATGTCGGATCCACACATCTGATCGATATCTGGCCGATTCTTAAACCATTCTAATTCATGTATATATTAATATAAACAAATATTGTGTCTATATGGAGATAGCGCATGGCCAATAGCGCATACCGTACCACAACGTAATATCATATTGATAATTACCAGATGTAGATGTGATAGTTTCTTATATCTCGTCCTAATATGCCCGTCTGAATGTCACATGCAACCCCGGCGATGAATACTGAAGATAATGTTATCGGTGCCCGCATTGTTGCGGCTTTCATAGACATACTCATAGCTGCCGTCCTGGGATCGATCGGTGCTCTCCTTATTGGTGGCCTGCTCGAATCGATTATCCTACTCGTGCTCCTCTACGTACTCATTCCGGTGCTCTACTTCATCGGTCTTGAAGCACAGTACGGCCAAACACTGGGAAAACGACTCCTCGGTCTCGTCGTAGTCAAAGAAAACGGTACCCCTTGTACGTTTTCCTCCGCAGTACTCAGGAACGTTCTCCGAATCATCGATCAACTCCCGGCCTTCTACCTGCTGGGAATCATTTTCATGCTTCTCACGGACCGAAGTCAACGTATCGGTGACAGCGCCGGTGGAACGGTTGTCGTGCGCACTGAGTAGTTCCGTTCACTAGTGTAGACTACCGGCT is part of the Halocatena salina genome and encodes:
- a CDS encoding alkaline phosphatase PhoX, which encodes MVEFTRRQLMATSVAAALGASVSGVGTAAASDTNTQRAPSVRGELKRFSSTALGAEVTGPFVFENGTLLYSLQHPSGDNPEPYNSSGIGYFAGYRFSMDGTNDDFTELSTPNTNEQQGMIRGAGGEYEFLAHGGETISDTERLGVAQTPDGTNITRENFSGTMYGDPAANPDCNQFIPMNGNGTTGYLFTNWENSPGNISRIPISQDENGGWNADLDRAINLANTKPFREIGGTRINCYGDRTPWNTMISAEENYAHPRVSGTATVGDIAANGTGKGYIGACQFWNRPAPSEIQSAIEEYYDDTWTVQGWWAMSGVEFLAYYLGAQPTESTTPIEGPYPNPYRYGYFVDIREPTADPPQPVKYYVMGRVSWEAPDIQNDLRTVYGCSDGDNKGIYKFVADRPIPSYQDPMDIAGTLYAPTVTNGAAAKHESPADVSLEIEWLELGHATNREVEAWIAEYDEITQIDYLATHTDEWTAGDSVTDAVLEEADREVVENGNQNYITNEEIVEWAEQYEDGDVDEKLRKVPFLETRAAAKEIGATIEFNKAEGVDSHVDARPGDPVYFAISALSDGMSEEGDLQLERVDGGVVYRATLQHDYDVSTLEPVIVGPDASDPADIADDALINVDNVYVMDDGRVLCCEDADQLGRSYSNDCLYVYQPEDTDRGHGDNDGRKNDDPSNEPWDENTAGCR
- a CDS encoding RDD family protein; translation: MNTEDNVIGARIVAAFIDILIAAVLGSIGALLIGGLLESIILLVLLYVLIPVLYFIGLEAQYGQTLGKRLLGLVVVKENGTPCTFSSAVLRNVLRIIDQLPAFYLLGIIFMLLTDRSQRIGDSAGGTVVVRTE